A genomic segment from Pseudosulfitobacter sp. DSM 107133 encodes:
- a CDS encoding ATP-binding protein — protein sequence MASLNLLVGVCLVYVAFLFSVAFAAERAAVRGRSGWLRTPLVYTLSLSIYCTAWTFYGAVGYAARSGMEYVTIYLGPSLVMIGWWWVLRKLVRIGRSQRVTSVADLISARYGKSNTLAIVVTLMAVVGVTPYIALQLQSVTLSLSIFAGPPDVDGLNGLNTLSAGFWVAAGLAVFTVLFGTRNLNANERHDGVVIAIAVEAVVKLVALMAVGIFVVWGIAGGIGPMMERIDSSALGTWQLDRSRWAALTVLSAAAFLCLPRMFQVLVVENDDERHVQIASWAFPVYLMLMSLFVVPIAVVGLNLLPAGSNPDLFVVSVPLSQGQTGLAVLSFLGGFSSATSMVIVATLALSTMVSNHVVMPIYLSIKPGGASMSGDVRDVILRARRLSILLIIALGYLYYLLSGGSGALAAIGLISFAGVAQFLPAMLGGIFWRGATRIGALSGLCLGFAIWVYASLLPSFGQGAVLPVSFFEIGPWGIGWLRPYAFFNIEGIDPTVHAVFWSLVLNTGTFVVASLLSFPKPLERLQGAQFVNVFDHSGQARGWHASVAASEDLMIMAQRILGATEAQALFRTAAKEQGMTGHLPEPNPAFLERLERELSASVGTATAHAMVSQMVGAASVSVEDLLAVADESAQMLEYSSQLEAKSAELSRTAGQLREANEKLTQLSVQKDAFLGQISHELRTPMTSIRAFSEILRDADGLSVAEKTKYASIIHVEAIRLTRLLDDLLDLSVLENGQVSLNSATGPLEAVLDQAVVTAQASGDGRLQIVRLRAAADTVLTTDMDRLGQVFINLITNAQKYCRADAPQLEISVRADADVLSVSFRDNGTPIPDAARALIFEKFARVADGDGSGAGLGLAICREIMARLGGDISHVPQAVGNLFVVQMPRDAALAAQPV from the coding sequence ATGGCGTCGCTTAACCTGCTGGTCGGCGTCTGTCTGGTCTATGTGGCGTTTCTGTTTTCGGTGGCTTTTGCCGCCGAACGCGCGGCAGTGCGCGGGCGCAGCGGCTGGTTGCGCACACCGTTGGTCTACACGTTGTCACTGTCGATCTATTGCACGGCATGGACGTTCTACGGCGCTGTCGGATATGCGGCACGTTCGGGGATGGAATATGTCACCATATACCTTGGCCCGTCGCTGGTGATGATCGGCTGGTGGTGGGTGCTGCGCAAACTGGTGCGCATCGGGCGCAGCCAGCGGGTGACCTCGGTGGCCGATCTGATTTCGGCGCGCTATGGCAAGTCGAACACGCTGGCGATTGTTGTGACACTGATGGCCGTGGTCGGCGTGACGCCGTATATTGCACTGCAATTGCAGTCAGTTACTCTGTCATTGTCGATCTTCGCGGGACCGCCGGATGTGGACGGGTTGAACGGCTTGAACACGCTGTCCGCTGGCTTTTGGGTGGCCGCAGGGCTGGCCGTTTTCACGGTTTTGTTCGGCACCCGTAACCTGAATGCGAATGAACGCCACGACGGCGTGGTCATCGCCATCGCGGTCGAGGCGGTCGTCAAGCTGGTGGCGCTGATGGCAGTCGGCATTTTTGTGGTCTGGGGCATTGCAGGCGGCATTGGCCCGATGATGGAACGTATCGATTCCAGCGCGCTGGGCACATGGCAACTGGACCGCAGCCGCTGGGCCGCACTGACCGTGCTGTCGGCGGCTGCTTTTCTGTGCCTGCCGCGTATGTTTCAGGTGCTGGTGGTCGAAAACGACGACGAACGCCATGTGCAAATCGCCAGCTGGGCCTTTCCCGTCTACCTGATGCTGATGAGCCTGTTCGTGGTGCCCATCGCCGTGGTGGGGCTGAACCTGCTGCCCGCAGGATCGAACCCCGACCTGTTCGTGGTCAGCGTGCCCTTGTCGCAGGGGCAGACCGGACTTGCGGTGCTGTCGTTTCTGGGGGGATTCTCCTCGGCCACGTCGATGGTGATCGTGGCCACGCTGGCGCTGTCGACGATGGTGTCGAACCATGTGGTGATGCCGATATACCTTAGCATCAAGCCCGGCGGCGCCAGCATGTCGGGCGACGTGCGCGATGTGATTCTGCGCGCGCGGCGGCTGTCGATCCTGCTGATTATCGCTCTGGGCTATCTCTATTACCTGTTGTCGGGGGGCAGTGGCGCGCTGGCGGCCATCGGGTTGATTTCCTTTGCCGGTGTGGCGCAATTCCTGCCTGCGATGCTGGGCGGGATATTCTGGCGCGGGGCGACGCGCATCGGGGCGCTGTCGGGCCTGTGTCTGGGGTTTGCGATCTGGGTCTATGCCTCGTTGCTGCCCAGCTTCGGGCAGGGGGCGGTGCTGCCGGTCTCGTTTTTCGAGATTGGCCCCTGGGGCATCGGCTGGCTGCGTCCCTACGCTTTCTTCAACATCGAGGGTATAGATCCGACCGTGCATGCGGTGTTCTGGTCGTTGGTGCTGAACACCGGAACCTTTGTGGTTGCGTCATTGCTGAGCTTTCCCAAGCCGCTGGAGCGGTTGCAGGGCGCGCAATTCGTCAATGTGTTCGACCATTCGGGACAGGCGCGCGGCTGGCATGCTTCGGTGGCGGCGTCCGAAGACCTGATGATCATGGCACAGCGTATTCTGGGCGCCACCGAAGCGCAGGCGCTGTTTCGCACAGCTGCAAAAGAGCAGGGGATGACGGGTCATCTGCCCGAACCGAATCCGGCCTTTCTGGAACGGCTGGAACGGGAATTGTCCGCCTCGGTCGGCACCGCGACCGCACATGCGATGGTCAGCCAGATGGTTGGTGCGGCTTCGGTCTCGGTTGAGGATTTGTTGGCGGTGGCCGATGAATCGGCGCAGATGCTTGAATATTCCAGCCAGCTTGAAGCCAAATCCGCCGAACTGAGCCGAACGGCGGGCCAATTGCGCGAGGCAAACGAGAAGCTGACCCAGCTTTCGGTGCAAAAAGACGCCTTTCTGGGCCAGATCAGTCACGAGCTGCGCACCCCGATGACCTCGATCCGCGCCTTTTCGGAAATTCTGCGCGACGCCGACGGGCTGAGCGTGGCGGAAAAGACCAAATACGCCTCGATTATCCACGTCGAGGCGATCCGCCTGACCCGTTTGCTGGATGACCTTCTGGACCTGAGCGTGCTGGAGAACGGGCAGGTCAGCCTGAATTCGGCCACGGGGCCGCTCGAGGCGGTGCTGGATCAGGCGGTTGTCACGGCGCAAGCCAGCGGTGACGGACGTTTGCAGATTGTACGTCTGCGTGCGGCGGCAGATACGGTGCTGACCACGGACATGGACCGTTTGGGGCAGGTGTTCATCAATCTGATTACCAACGCACAGAAATATTGCCGTGCGGATGCGCCGCAGCTTGAGATTTCGGTGCGTGCCGATGCGGATGTTCTGTC
- a CDS encoding response regulator encodes MDKHVLLVEDEVNIIEAMRFLLTREGWKVGTHSDGATAVSAIRAAQPDLVVLDYMLPGKSGIEILTELRALPDFAALPVLMLTARGQSRDREKAEQAGVNRFMTKPFSNTEVLNAVRDLVRV; translated from the coding sequence ATGGACAAGCATGTACTGCTGGTCGAAGACGAAGTGAATATTATCGAAGCCATGCGCTTTTTGCTGACACGCGAAGGCTGGAAGGTGGGCACCCATTCGGACGGGGCCACGGCCGTGTCGGCCATTCGCGCAGCACAGCCTGATCTGGTGGTGCTGGATTACATGCTGCCGGGCAAAAGCGGCATCGAGATTTTGACAGAGCTGCGTGCCTTGCCCGATTTTGCGGCTTTGCCGGTGCTGATGCTGACCGCCCGTGGCCAGTCGCGCGACCGCGAAAAAGCCGAGCAGGCCGGGGTCAACCGCTTTATGACCAAGCCGTTTTCCAACACTGAAGTGCTGAATGCGGTGCGCGATCTGGTGCGGGTCTAA
- a CDS encoding helix-turn-helix domain-containing protein yields MIKDSLTGSRIRERRVISGLKQADLARQIGISASYLNLIEHNRRRIGGKLLLNIAHVLGVEPSALTEGAEAALIASLREAASDVGLGVAEIERVEEFAGRFPGWAEVLAGAHRRVLSLERTVETLSDRLTHDPQLATSMHEVLSTAAAIRSTASILAEDNSISPDWQARFHANIDQDSRRLADSAKALVTYLDANPEESAHASPQEEVDAFLEAYDYRFDGIEAASQSVDAVLADAPQLVSVAAQHLARQVLSQIEADARAVSNAALAEQVAQVGTDPVALAQHFGCSVARILRRLAAQPDAPRGLVVCDRAGSLVFRRPVEGFSIPRFGACCPLWPLFQVLQHPGQVLRERIQQQGRNVATFDCFAVAEPVGPAQYNAPQLVHATMLILPVSAQGHAAGRPVGSTCRVCPRDSCAGRREPSILSAGF; encoded by the coding sequence ATGATTAAGGACTCGCTGACCGGCAGCCGTATCCGTGAACGTCGGGTGATTTCGGGGTTGAAACAGGCCGACCTGGCGCGACAGATCGGAATTTCGGCCAGTTACCTCAATTTGATCGAACACAACCGGCGCAGAATCGGCGGGAAACTGCTGTTGAACATTGCACATGTGCTGGGGGTCGAGCCCTCGGCGCTGACCGAGGGGGCCGAAGCCGCGCTGATCGCGTCGCTGCGCGAGGCGGCCAGTGATGTCGGGCTGGGCGTTGCCGAAATCGAGCGTGTCGAAGAGTTTGCAGGCCGCTTTCCCGGCTGGGCCGAGGTGCTGGCAGGCGCGCACCGCCGCGTGCTGTCGCTGGAACGCACAGTCGAAACGCTGAGTGACCGGCTGACCCATGATCCGCAACTGGCAACGTCGATGCACGAGGTTCTGTCCACCGCTGCCGCGATCCGTTCGACGGCGTCTATTCTGGCCGAGGACAACAGTATTTCGCCAGACTGGCAGGCGCGGTTTCACGCCAATATAGATCAGGACAGCCGCCGGTTGGCCGACAGTGCCAAGGCGCTGGTGACCTATCTGGACGCCAACCCCGAAGAGTCTGCCCACGCTTCGCCCCAGGAAGAGGTCGATGCCTTCCTTGAAGCCTATGATTACCGCTTTGACGGAATCGAAGCCGCGAGCCAGTCGGTCGACGCGGTTCTGGCAGACGCCCCGCAGCTTGTCTCGGTGGCGGCGCAGCATCTGGCCCGACAGGTCCTCAGCCAGATCGAGGCCGACGCCCGTGCCGTCAGCAACGCAGCGCTTGCCGAACAGGTCGCGCAGGTCGGGACCGATCCCGTTGCGCTGGCCCAGCATTTTGGCTGTTCGGTGGCCCGTATTCTGCGCCGTCTGGCGGCGCAGCCGGACGCGCCGCGCGGTCTGGTGGTGTGCGACCGTGCGGGCAGTTTGGTGTTTCGTCGCCCGGTCGAAGGCTTTTCCATCCCGCGTTTTGGCGCCTGCTGCCCGTTGTGGCCGTTGTTTCAGGTGTTGCAGCATCCGGGGCAGGTTTTGCGCGAACGAATCCAGCAACAGGGCCGCAACGTGGCCACCTTTGACTGTTTTGCTGTGGCCGAACCGGTTGGCCCGGCACAATACAATGCGCCGCAACTGGTCCATGCGACAATGTTGATCCTGCCGGTCAGCGCGCAGGGGCACGCGGCGGGCCGTCCTGTCGGGTCGACCTGTCGCGTGTGCCCGCGCGATTCCTGTGCGGGGCGCCGCGAACCGTCGATTCTCAGCGCTGGCTTTTGA
- a CDS encoding substrate-binding protein, which yields MSNSNFTRRGVLKTGTIAGAGLALPTYLSAASHAGFTNAPTGDTVTLGFNVPQSGPYADEGADELRAFELAVEHLNGEGDGGMLSTFSSKALDGTGILGKKVGFVTGDTQTKSDAARASAKSMIEKDGAIMISGGSSSGVAVAVQGLCQEAGVIFMAGLTHSNDTTGKDKKANGFRHFFNAYMSAAALAPVLEQLYGSDRRAYHLTADYTWGWTQEESIAAATEALGWETVNKVRTPLAATDFSSYIAPVLNSGADVLVLNHYGGNMVNSLTNAVQFGLREKQANGKNFEIVVPLYSELMAKGAGRNIAGIVGSQNWDWKLENEKGARYTGTNAFVKSFGEKYGFPPSQAAQTCYAQTLLYADAVTRAGSFNPCAVVEALEGFEFDGLGNGPTLYRAGDHQCFKDVVVVRGKENPENEFDLVEIVEVTPTEQVTYPVDHPMFSGGALGSCNPGA from the coding sequence ATGTCCAATTCGAACTTTACACGTCGTGGCGTGCTTAAGACCGGCACCATTGCCGGTGCGGGCCTTGCGCTGCCGACGTATCTGAGTGCGGCCAGCCACGCAGGCTTTACCAATGCACCCACCGGCGACACGGTCACGCTGGGCTTTAACGTGCCCCAATCCGGCCCCTACGCCGACGAAGGCGCCGACGAGCTGCGCGCATTCGAGCTGGCGGTCGAGCATCTGAACGGCGAAGGCGACGGCGGTATGCTCAGCACCTTCTCCTCCAAGGCTCTGGATGGGACAGGTATTCTGGGCAAGAAGGTCGGCTTCGTCACAGGCGATACACAGACCAAATCGGATGCTGCCCGCGCATCGGCCAAGTCGATGATCGAAAAAGACGGTGCGATCATGATTTCGGGCGGGTCGTCCTCGGGCGTGGCTGTGGCTGTGCAGGGTCTGTGCCAGGAAGCCGGCGTGATCTTCATGGCGGGTCTGACCCACTCGAACGACACCACCGGCAAAGACAAGAAAGCCAACGGTTTCCGCCACTTCTTTAACGCCTATATGTCCGCGGCCGCCCTCGCCCCCGTGCTTGAGCAGCTTTATGGTTCGGACCGTCGCGCCTATCACCTGACAGCCGACTATACATGGGGCTGGACACAGGAAGAATCGATCGCAGCCGCGACCGAAGCATTGGGCTGGGAAACCGTGAACAAGGTGCGCACGCCGCTGGCGGCAACCGACTTCTCGTCCTATATCGCGCCGGTTCTGAACTCGGGCGCCGATGTTCTGGTTCTGAACCACTACGGCGGGAACATGGTCAACTCGCTGACCAACGCCGTTCAATTCGGCCTGCGTGAAAAGCAAGCCAACGGCAAGAACTTTGAAATCGTCGTGCCGCTCTATTCCGAGCTGATGGCCAAGGGTGCGGGCAGGAACATTGCCGGTATCGTCGGGTCGCAGAACTGGGACTGGAAACTGGAGAACGAAAAAGGCGCGCGTTACACGGGCACCAATGCGTTCGTCAAATCCTTTGGCGAAAAATACGGCTTCCCGCCCAGCCAGGCCGCTCAGACCTGCTATGCGCAGACGCTGCTGTATGCCGATGCGGTCACACGCGCCGGTTCGTTCAACCCATGCGCCGTTGTCGAAGCCCTGGAAGGCTTTGAATTCGACGGTCTGGGCAACGGCCCGACCCTGTACCGTGCCGGCGATCACCAGTGCTTCAAGGACGTTGTCGTTGTGCGCGGCAAAGAGAATCCCGAGAACGAATTCGATCTCGTGGAAATCGTCGAAGTCACGCCGACCGAGCAGGTCACCTATCCCGTCGATCACCCGATGTTCTCGGGCGGTGCGTTGGGATCGTGTAACCCCGGCGCCTAA
- a CDS encoding branched-chain amino acid ABC transporter permease, translating to MDQIILQFLNGLDKGSAYALIALGLTLIFGTLGVVNFAHGALFMIGAFCAVTLQRILNLSTVVEDPTKTDFLGNPAKISTPYVESWFGPEVGAALIDWSVPLAILFAIPVMVAIGFIMERGLIKHFYKRPHADQILVTFGLAIVLQEVIKAFYGANPIPTGAPEAFRGSFDFGVLIGFDPNAIIYPYWRMVYFAFAAVIIGAVFAFLQFTTFGMVVRAGMADRETVGLLGINIDRRFTIMFGIAAAVAGLAGVMYAPINSPNYHMGMDFLVLSFVVVVVGGMGSLPGAVLAGFLLGILEAFASMNQVKAIVPGIDQIIIYVVAIIIILTRPRGLMGRKGVMEE from the coding sequence ATGGATCAGATAATCCTTCAATTTCTCAATGGTTTGGACAAAGGCTCTGCTTATGCATTGATCGCCCTTGGCCTGACCCTGATCTTTGGCACGCTGGGTGTGGTCAACTTTGCCCACGGGGCGCTGTTCATGATCGGTGCATTTTGCGCCGTCACCCTGCAACGCATCCTGAACCTGTCCACCGTCGTCGAGGACCCGACAAAAACCGATTTTCTGGGAAATCCTGCCAAGATCAGCACGCCCTATGTCGAAAGCTGGTTCGGTCCCGAAGTGGGCGCCGCCCTGATCGACTGGTCGGTGCCGTTGGCGATCCTGTTTGCCATTCCGGTCATGGTCGCCATCGGTTTCATCATGGAACGCGGCCTGATCAAACATTTCTACAAACGCCCCCACGCAGATCAGATCCTTGTCACCTTTGGCCTGGCCATCGTCCTGCAAGAAGTGATCAAGGCGTTCTACGGCGCCAACCCGATCCCCACCGGCGCGCCCGAGGCGTTTCGCGGGTCGTTCGATTTCGGGGTGCTGATCGGCTTTGACCCCAATGCGATCATCTACCCCTACTGGCGCATGGTCTATTTTGCCTTTGCTGCCGTCATCATCGGTGCGGTTTTTGCATTCCTGCAATTCACCACCTTCGGCATGGTGGTGCGCGCGGGCATGGCGGACCGTGAAACCGTGGGCCTGCTGGGCATCAACATCGACCGCCGCTTTACCATCATGTTCGGCATCGCCGCTGCCGTGGCAGGGCTGGCGGGGGTTATGTACGCGCCCATCAACTCGCCCAATTACCACATGGGCATGGATTTCCTTGTGCTGAGCTTCGTCGTCGTTGTCGTCGGCGGCATGGGCTCCCTGCCCGGCGCGGTGCTGGCCGGTTTCCTGCTTGGCATCCTCGAAGCCTTTGCCTCGATGAACCAGGTCAAGGCCATTGTGCCCGGCATCGACCAGATCATCATCTATGTGGTGGCAATCATCATCATTCTGACCCGTCCCCGTGGCCTGATGGGCCGCAAAGGCGTGATGGAGGAATAA
- a CDS encoding branched-chain amino acid ABC transporter permease produces MLGLTKKDFTLFMVVMVMVALAPFILNPFPQGSSLAQMFNAGYPDLMQRFVIFGILVIGFNILFGLTGYLSFGHAAFLGVGSYSAVWMFKLLGMNVIPGILLSMVVAGIFALAIGYVSLRRSGIYFSILTLAFAQMSYNLAYSVLGNPTSNFNLTNGETGLQLLLTDPRVLGQSTTADGSLPVTNFFGIAMRDSYELRLGDWLFTFNAGYYLCGIIMLIAFYISIRIFRSPFGMMLRAVKSNQQRMNYTGLNTKPYTLAAFVISGIYAGLAGGLLSSMDPLAGAERMHWTASGEIVIMAILGGVGTLIGPILGAGFNEYFKNILSKINDGVLHQWLGFLPDGVEDFLVTIIHPFVGKGWHLTLGLLFMIVIIFLPGGLVEGGKRLGRMVFGRPKRSTAEAEADAAEQRNPAAE; encoded by the coding sequence ATGCTCGGACTGACCAAAAAAGACTTTACCCTGTTCATGGTGGTTATGGTGATGGTGGCGCTTGCGCCCTTCATCCTGAACCCCTTCCCGCAGGGCTCCAGCCTCGCGCAGATGTTCAATGCGGGCTACCCCGACCTGATGCAACGCTTTGTGATATTTGGCATTCTGGTGATCGGCTTCAACATCCTGTTCGGCCTGACCGGATACCTCAGCTTTGGCCATGCGGCGTTTCTGGGTGTCGGTTCGTATTCGGCGGTTTGGATGTTCAAACTGCTGGGCATGAACGTGATCCCCGGCATCCTGTTGTCGATGGTGGTGGCGGGTATCTTCGCGCTGGCCATCGGATACGTCAGCCTGCGCCGCTCGGGCATCTATTTCTCGATCCTGACGCTGGCTTTTGCGCAGATGTCTTACAATCTGGCCTATTCGGTGCTGGGCAACCCCACGTCGAACTTCAACCTGACCAATGGTGAAACCGGCCTGCAACTGCTGCTGACCGACCCGCGTGTGCTGGGGCAATCGACCACGGCGGACGGATCGCTGCCGGTGACCAACTTCTTTGGCATCGCCATGCGCGACAGCTACGAGCTGCGCTTGGGCGACTGGCTGTTCACCTTCAACGCAGGTTACTACCTGTGCGGCATCATCATGCTGATCGCCTTCTATATCTCGATCCGCATCTTCCGCTCGCCCTTTGGCATGATGTTGCGGGCGGTGAAATCGAACCAGCAGCGGATGAACTACACCGGTCTGAACACCAAGCCCTATACGCTGGCCGCCTTTGTCATCTCGGGCATCTATGCCGGTCTGGCTGGCGGGTTGCTGTCGTCGATGGACCCGCTGGCGGGGGCCGAACGGATGCACTGGACCGCCTCGGGCGAGATCGTGATCATGGCCATTCTGGGCGGCGTCGGCACGCTGATCGGCCCGATCCTTGGCGCGGGCTTCAACGAGTATTTCAAGAACATCCTGAGCAAGATCAACGACGGGGTGCTGCATCAATGGCTGGGCTTCCTGCCTGACGGCGTCGAGGATTTCCTTGTGACGATCATCCACCCCTTCGTGGGCAAAGGCTGGCATCTGACGCTCGGGCTGTTGTTCATGATCGTCATCATCTTCCTGCCCGGCGGGCTGGTCGAGGGCGGCAAACGTCTGGGGCGCATGGTCTTTGGCCGCCCCAAACGTTCGACTGCCGAGGCCGAGGCCGACGCTGCCGAACAACGCAACCCAGCTGCCGAATAG
- a CDS encoding ABC transporter ATP-binding protein, which translates to MGILEVKNVGKRFGGLQALGDVNLSIAENSVHAIIGPNGAGKSTLLNCLVGKLIPDTGSVLFDGQSVLGRKPYEINQMGISRVFQTPEIFGDLTVMENMMIPCFAKRDGSFGLNAMANMLDDRDIVERAEHMLEEMNMSNKRHMHSASLSRGDKRRLEIGMCLSQEPRLLLLDEPTAGMARADTNNTIDLLKQIKEERDITIAIIEHDMHVVFSLAERITVLAQGTPLVEDTPDNIKGHPKVREAYLGETQAA; encoded by the coding sequence ATGGGTATTCTCGAAGTCAAAAATGTCGGCAAGCGCTTTGGCGGGTTGCAGGCGCTGGGGGATGTGAACCTGAGCATCGCGGAAAACAGCGTGCACGCCATCATCGGCCCCAACGGCGCGGGCAAGTCGACGCTGCTGAACTGTCTGGTGGGCAAGCTGATCCCCGACACCGGATCGGTGCTGTTTGATGGCCAATCGGTTCTGGGGCGCAAACCCTATGAAATCAACCAAATGGGCATCAGTCGCGTGTTCCAGACGCCGGAAATCTTTGGTGATCTGACGGTGATGGAAAACATGATGATCCCCTGCTTTGCCAAGCGCGACGGATCATTCGGGTTGAACGCGATGGCCAACATGCTGGACGACCGTGACATCGTGGAACGGGCCGAACACATGCTGGAAGAAATGAACATGTCGAACAAACGCCACATGCATTCCGCATCCCTGTCACGCGGGGACAAAAGGCGGCTGGAAATCGGCATGTGCCTGTCCCAGGAACCGCGCCTGCTGCTGCTGGACGAACCCACCGCAGGCATGGCGCGTGCCGACACCAACAACACCATCGACCTGCTGAAACAGATCAAGGAAGAGCGCGACATCACCATCGCCATCATCGAACATGACATGCATGTGGTGTTTTCGCTGGCCGAGCGGATCACCGTGCTGGCGCAGGGCACACCGCTGGTCGAAGACACACCCGACAACATCAAGGGCCATCCCAAGGTGCGCGAAGCCTATCTTGGCGAAACCCAGGCAGCATAA
- a CDS encoding ABC transporter ATP-binding protein, producing the protein MNTKPDFSKNANQAATAPAFLSVWDVHAYYGESYIVQGVSFNVHEGEILALLGRNGAGKTSTLRSIARTGDPEVRKGEIWLDHKPLHKMSSYEAAQAGLGLVPEDRRIIQGLTVEENLKLAQIAPPIGWSIDRLYDLFPRLGERRLQEGVTLSGGEQQMLAIARALARDIKVLLLDEPYEGLAPVIVDEIEKTLRIIKEQGITTIIVEQNAVRALQLADRAVILDTGGIVFDGTAAEVLENKELREEYLAI; encoded by the coding sequence ATGAACACGAAACCCGACTTCTCGAAGAACGCCAACCAAGCGGCAACCGCCCCTGCCTTTCTCTCGGTCTGGGATGTGCACGCCTATTACGGCGAAAGCTATATCGTCCAAGGCGTCAGCTTTAACGTCCACGAGGGCGAGATTCTGGCCCTGCTGGGCCGCAACGGCGCGGGCAAAACCTCGACCCTGCGGTCGATTGCGCGCACGGGTGACCCCGAGGTGCGCAAGGGCGAGATCTGGCTGGATCACAAACCGCTGCACAAGATGTCCAGCTACGAGGCCGCGCAGGCCGGTTTGGGACTGGTGCCGGAGGATCGACGGATCATTCAGGGCCTGACCGTCGAGGAAAACCTGAAACTGGCACAGATTGCCCCGCCGATCGGCTGGTCGATTGACCGTCTGTATGACCTGTTCCCCCGGCTGGGCGAACGGCGCTTGCAAGAGGGCGTGACCCTTTCGGGTGGCGAACAGCAGATGCTGGCGATTGCCCGCGCGCTGGCCCGCGACATCAAGGTGCTGTTGCTGGACGAACCCTATGAGGGACTGGCCCCTGTCATCGTCGACGAGATTGAAAAGACCCTGCGCATTATCAAGGAACAGGGCATCACGACCATCATCGTCGAACAGAACGCCGTGCGCGCGCTGCAACTGGCCGACCGCGCGGTGATCCTCGACACGGGGGGAATCGTCTTTGACGGCACCGCCGCCGAAGTGCTGGAAAACAAGGAACTGCGCGAAGAGTATCTGGCAATCTGA
- a CDS encoding AMP-binding protein, with protein MNLATWLERTAAADSRAQALYSGTQAVADYGTFDRLARELAGWLGAQGVAPGDRVAIFMANVPDYLVVMWGCWYAGICVVPINAKLHGREAAYILQDSGAKMVFATAAQAQALRAAQVAATIIEDLPQGTPVIRSVHRNEYDLAWLFYTSGTTGQPKGVMLSHGNLMAMALSYFADVDQVHRSDAALYAAPMSHGAGLYNLMHVRMGARHVCPASQGFDPAEILDLAEHFGNVHMFAAPTMVTRLTAYATASGRSGQGLRTVVYAGGPMYLADILAARAALGDVFVQIYGQGECPMAITALSRADVSGDDMARVASVGQAQSCVELGIGDSAGAFLPAGQAGEIMVRGAPVMLGYWNNPRATAETLRDGWLMTGDIGMLDAQGYLTLQDRSKDVIISGGSNIYPREVEEVLQSHASVQEVSVVGRPHADWGEEVVAFVVGTATDADLDALCRDHIARFKAPKAYIHVDALPKNNYGKVLKTELRALL; from the coding sequence ATGAATTTGGCGACATGGCTAGAACGGACAGCGGCGGCGGATTCACGGGCGCAGGCGTTGTATAGCGGCACGCAAGCGGTGGCCGATTACGGGACATTCGACAGATTGGCACGCGAACTGGCCGGCTGGTTGGGTGCACAGGGGGTGGCCCCTGGTGACCGCGTGGCGATCTTCATGGCCAACGTGCCGGATTACCTGGTGGTCATGTGGGGCTGTTGGTATGCGGGGATCTGCGTCGTTCCGATCAATGCAAAACTGCACGGGCGCGAGGCGGCCTATATCTTGCAGGATTCCGGTGCAAAGATGGTTTTTGCGACAGCGGCGCAGGCACAGGCATTGCGGGCTGCGCAGGTGGCGGCAACGATCATCGAGGATCTGCCCCAAGGTACGCCGGTGATCCGTTCCGTACACCGCAATGAATATGATCTGGCATGGCTTTTTTACACGTCCGGCACCACGGGGCAGCCCAAAGGTGTGATGTTGTCGCATGGCAATCTGATGGCCATGGCGCTGAGCTATTTTGCAGATGTGGATCAGGTGCACCGCAGTGATGCCGCCCTATATGCTGCGCCGATGAGCCATGGTGCGGGGCTGTATAACCTGATGCATGTGCGCATGGGCGCGCGGCACGTCTGTCCGGCGTCGCAGGGGTTTGATCCGGCTGAAATACTGGATCTGGCCGAACATTTTGGAAATGTGCATATGTTTGCAGCGCCCACGATGGTGACGCGCCTGACGGCTTACGCAACGGCGTCAGGCCGGTCGGGTCAGGGATTGCGCACGGTGGTTTACGCAGGCGGGCCGATGTATCTGGCGGATATTCTGGCCGCGCGCGCCGCCCTGGGCGATGTGTTTGTACAAATTTACGGGCAGGGCGAATGCCCGATGGCGATCACGGCGCTGTCGCGGGCGGACGTGTCGGGCGATGACATGGCGCGGGTGGCCTCGGTCGGGCAGGCGCAGTCCTGTGTCGAGCTGGGCATAGGCGACAGCGCGGGCGCGTTCTTGCCGGCAGGGCAGGCAGGCGAGATCATGGTGCGCGGCGCGCCGGTGATGTTGGGATATTGGAACAATCCGCGTGCCACTGCCGAAACCCTGCGCGACGGCTGGTTGATGACCGGCGACATCGGCATGTTGGACGCCCAGGGCTATCTGACACTGCAAGACAGGTCCAAGGACGTGATTATCTCGGGCGGCAGCAATATTTACCCGCGCGAGGTCGAAGAAGTGCTGCAAAGCCACGCAAGCGTGCAGGAGGTGTCGGTGGTGGGCCGGCCACATGCGGATTGGGGCGAGGAAGTGGTGGCCTTTGTGGTGGGGACCGCGACAGATGCGGATCTGGATGCGCTGTGCCGTGACCACATTGCGCGGTTCAAGGCGCCCAAGGCCTATATCCACGTCGATGCCCTGCCCAAGAACAACTATGGCAAGGTGCTGAAGACGGAATTGCGGGCGCTGCTGTAA